In Arcanobacterium wilhelmae, the following are encoded in one genomic region:
- a CDS encoding HAD family acid phosphatase yields the protein MDVVKATIRAYYNAHKNDAGAYVADKEKSPYLTEMAKVTQDASAKVAQACRAAVAEGKKPAITLDADDTTVWTYDMEEAMEFSFTPQFQQAYLEKNDMPATPGMVKLVKVAKDAGCEIIGLTGRSTSQKAWTLRNLRAVGYTEFTDGLYFTKPSSDPAKMPSYIKCAGAKCTTVEFKAGTRAHIEKDLGYTIVGNFGDQYSDLIGGHSDTAYKLPNPTYYLP from the coding sequence ATGGACGTTGTGAAGGCCACGATTCGCGCTTACTACAATGCTCACAAGAACGACGCCGGTGCGTACGTTGCGGACAAGGAAAAGTCTCCATATTTGACGGAGATGGCGAAGGTGACGCAGGACGCGAGCGCGAAGGTCGCGCAAGCGTGCCGTGCAGCTGTCGCGGAAGGGAAGAAGCCTGCCATCACGCTCGATGCGGACGACACGACGGTATGGACATACGACATGGAGGAGGCGATGGAGTTCAGCTTCACGCCGCAGTTCCAGCAGGCATACCTGGAGAAGAACGATATGCCGGCAACCCCTGGCATGGTGAAACTCGTCAAGGTTGCCAAGGATGCGGGGTGTGAGATTATCGGACTGACCGGGCGTTCGACGTCGCAGAAGGCGTGGACGCTGCGTAACCTCCGTGCCGTTGGCTACACCGAGTTCACCGATGGCTTGTACTTCACGAAGCCGTCGTCGGATCCGGCGAAAATGCCGTCGTACATTAAGTGTGCCGGTGCGAAGTGCACCACGGTGGAGTTCAAGGCTGGCACGCGCGCCCATATTGAGAAGGATCTTGGCTACACGATCGTTGGGAACTTCGGCGATCAGTATTCGGATCTGATCGGTGGGCACTCGGATACTGCTTACAAGCTTCCAAACCCCACGTACTACCTGCCGTAA